In Methanocella paludicola SANAE, the sequence GAACAAAGAGGAGGTGGATAGAAAAGAAACAGGCAAAAGAAAGGGGCAGAACAAGAACAAGAACAAGAACAGGAAGAAGAGGAAAGAAAGGGAGTACGTGGGAGTGATCAGCAATATGGACGTACGTCCCGAACTGGTGGAGGATTTCATGGACTGGTACTTCGTAAGGAACAACGTGGAGACCGGTTTCAAAGAGAAGAACCAATACAAGATACGGACATGCAGCACCGACAAGGCCTATCGGTTCCTTATCTATTGCATTAGCCTCTACCTCATGAACCTCGTGCAAGTGGTAAGGATTGTTAACAACACCTTTTTCAGGAACGATGAGATGAAAAAACTCGTAATACTGCTGCTCATACTTGACAAACCGCTGGTAGGAGAACATAGGCTCTCAAGAACCCTGATAGTGATTGCCTAGCGACAACCGGATAGCCCAGGCTATCCTAAAACACAGAAAAAACCCATACAAACAGCTAATTTTAACATAAACATCCAATAAAACCCATAACCACACAACCGCCAGAAAAACAACCCAAAAAAGACCACATCGGAAGTACGGTCTGTGAAACTCCGTGAGCTCTGTGCCCCTGTGGTTGGACCACTCAACGACGGCATAACGAGAAAAGGATAAAAATGTTAATCCCAAAACCGCGGAAGAGTCAAAACAATTTAAAAAAGAATTCGCATGAACATTAGCATCATAGCCCTCACGATATTTTGGCGGGGAATAACATTACAAAACAGTATGTGGCCCTCGTGTCACCATCAGCTCTTTCACTTTTTCGTCGTACTCCGCCGCCTCGTCGTCCCTTCCGAGCCTTCGCAGCGCAGCAGCCTTATTATTTAACGTCGTGACGTCCTCGGGATTGATCTCCAGGGACCTGTCCAGGCATTCCAGCGCCTCTGTGTACTGGTTGAGCATGGCGTAGCAGTAGCCCTTATTTGTCCATACGACGGCGACCCCGGGATTGATCCGGAGCACCTCCTCATAGCACTGGATGGCCTCGTTGTACAGGCGAATATCTGATAGCACCACGCCCTTATTGTACCAGGCCTTGGGGTAGGCCCGGTCAATCTTGATCGCGGTCTCATAGTACTCCAGCGCTTCTTTGTATTCGCCCATGTAATAGTGGCAGTTCCCGGCGACGCTTCTCGCTTCTACATGTTTTGGGTCGATATCGAGCGCCTCCTCCAGGTACCCCAGTGCAGCCATGAGGTTGCCGCGCTGGTAATATAAAAGACCTTTAAGGAACCAGGCATCCGGGCTTATGGGATTCTTTTCGAGGGCCTTCTCAATGCACTCCAGGGCCCGGGCGAATGAGCCCATACGGCTCAGGGCGCCAGCCTCGCATAACAGCAGGTCAGGGCTGATCTCGCCCATGCGGTCGAAAATAGCCGCCGCTTCATCATACCGGCCGATGCTGGCGTATAGCATGCCTTTCCCGACGTCGTCCCGCATGTCCTTCATTAGCTATCATGAAGTGTATTTTCACGGCGGGCTTAAACCTATCGTCGTCTCTATATTTAATGACCGACAATATACATTCTCAGGAGCTCTGCAAATGCAATTCCGATGGTACCATGTGGCCGTCGCCGGCCTCGCCATACTTCTGCTCGCTGCCGCCATCCAGATGATCGGGCCTTCCGTAGACAGGGATGTTCTTTACCAGGTCTCGGCGATGGACCTGTTCTCGAACGGCTCGTATGGCGGCATCGTGGACGCAAAGACCCTCAGATCCAACGGCGACTTCGGCATCGGCACGTTCGACGGGCTGAACGGCGAGATGATCGTGTTGAACGGTACCGTCTATCAGGCAGCGTCCGACGGCAAAGTGCACATCATGGGCGATTCGGCCACCATACCATTTGCCGACGTGACCTTTTTCGATGCCGACGACACCGTTACTCTGGCCGGGCATTATAATTTTACATCCCTCACGACAGGCCTGGATGAAAAATTATCATCAAAGGATAAGTTTTACGCTATCCGCATCCACGGCACATTCTCCTATCTTAAACTACGCAGCCCACCTCTACAGGACGAGCCATACCCGGTATTATCAGAAGCCTTAAAGAACCAGTCGATATTCGAGATGCAAAATGTAACGGGCACCATGGTCGGCCTCTATACGCCGGCGTATGCGAAGGGAGTCGGATGGCCGGGATATCATTTCCACTTCATCTCGGATGATGGCCAGACTGGCGGGCACGTCCTGGAGCTATCGGCGAACGACATCGTTGCGGCGCTGGACGATACGCCGCGCTTCAGCATGGTACTGTCGCCTTAGCATTACATCAAGTACGGAATAGCTGGTCGGTCTTAAGGATCTTCGTACCGGACCTGTCCATGATCAGGTCCCAGGCCAGCCCTTCGCCGACCCTTACCTTCCATGCCGGCTTACCCTTGTACGGGTACGGCTCTATGCTCTTGATGCTGTCGGCCGTGATCGTGTAGTTCATAGGCTTTCCGGCAATGCTATAGTATGTTAAATTCATGCCGGTGAGCGTCCGGCTTATGTTGTCCCTTGCGGCATTATCCGGCTTAACGGGAGGCGCCAGCGCCGTCAATAGCTCTATGGCCCCCGGCAGGGACGTTATTCGATCTGACAAAATAGAACTGTCGGGGAAATTCGCCGTCGAAGCATTTATCCCGGGGCTCGCGACCTCCGCATTAGTGAATTCTACGAGCCCGCCAATCGCTTCCATCAGCTTTCCAGTATCGCCGGCATATACCGGCCTGATGGCCGGGAACGTTAACGATACCAGGCTCGCCGAAGCGGCCGGCGAAGCAAGCAATATCGCGATAGCTAAATAAGCGATGATCTTGATCCTCATCTCAATACCCACGACAGGAATTAGGCTATACATGCGTAAAAGGATTATACGGCATTATACCGGCTTTAAGCGGTATTTTTTGTTTTAAGCCGGTAAAGCCCTGATAAGAAATTATTCCACGATCACCGTCAGCTTATACGCCTTATCGTAAGTGCCATTCTCCGCCGAGCTCTTATAGCTGCCAAGTATTACCTGGGTCCCTGGCTTAACAGCCTTAATGTCCCATTCCTGGGTGACCTCGAGCTTCGACAGCCCGGAGCCGCTGAATAGCGAGCTTATCTGCTGTGGCGTATACACGCGCTCGCTGGTGATGTTCAGGCCGTCGGTGACTGTCAGGTTCCAGATATACCCCTGATCGACTCGGGCGGGAAGCTGGAGGTGTATGGTGTCCCCGAGCTTGACCGTAATGGTGCCGCCATTACTGGACTCGCCATAGTTATCCGTCGTGGATGGCGACCAGTTCGTAAAGCTGCTTGTCGCCGGCTGCATCATCGAGCTGGATAATATATCCGAGATATTGATCGACGCTGGGAGTTGAGATTGATAGGAGGCCGGCGTTGGCAGGAAGCTCAAGGAAGACGCAGGCTGCGTAAGCGACGGTAAAAATTGCGAGGAATTAAATGCCGACAAATACGTATCCGGCATGCTCAGCGAAGAGTCGATAAGGCCCGCCGGGAAGCCGAAAGAAGACAGCCCCGATAAGTACGACGACAGCCCGAAACTGGCGCAGCACGCTGTAGAACACGTCAACATAGCAGTAACGACAAAAAAGACCGCAGTAGCCCTTGCATTCATGACCATCGTAACTAAGTTATCTCCGCCCGCATAAAAAGCAAATACGACATAATCACATACTTTTAGCAAAATAACGGCAAATTAATTGGATTATTATTTAGCCCGCTGCCGCATGAACTATATTTAATAGTTGAGGTGAGGGTAGTCATGAAAATGATAAAGCTATGTATCGCAGCGCTGCTGGCCGTCGCAGTTCTCGTCTCCACCGGGTATGCGGCCTCGGCCAGCATGTTCTCGTTCCCTTCGTTATCGATAGGCAGCATGGGATTCGGCCAGATCTCAGCGTCGGACATTGGTAGTAAGCCGATCATATTCGCGCCGAGCAACGCGGACCTTTTCTCCGGAAACTTCCTGGGAACGCATGTTAAGCCTAAGCTGACAGTGAATAACTGGACGTCGAGCATGAAGACGTCGCCCGTTAACCAGATGTTCGCCCTGATGGCCAACGGCATCGGCGGCATACCGGCATACGGCTGATCAGCCTATTTTTTTACCGGAATGGGTATCCTGGCAAGCGGCACGTTCGATCTTTCCTTCTCTACCCTGTAGAAAAACAGGTAATACAGGGATGCCGAGCAAACGTAGGTCACGCAGGTGACCATGAAGGGCAGCACGTAATTGGAGCCGGCCATCATGATGCCGCTCAGGTAGGCGCTCAGCGACTGGCACATGTACCACGACATGGACGTGAGGCTGCTCACCGTTGCCCGCTGCTCGTCCGATACGAGCTCCATGTTGAAGTTGTTGATGGCCGGGTTGGCCATGTTCATTAGGGTCATACGCATGATGTAGGCGAACGCCGCCACGTAAATGTTCGTGGTGAACGCGAGCATTATGAGAAAGGGAAGGGAAGCGAGCTCAGTGAAGGCGATGGTCTTGATCTTGCCGAATCGCTCCACGATGAGAGGGATGACCATCAGGCCCACGATCATGACCATCTCGCCCATGGAATATATCAGGCCGATCTGGTCAGTCGTGGCTGACATTAAATTATGGAAATAGACGTTGAAGAAGGGAACGATCATGCCGGCGCCGATGCCGACCAGGCCGTTGATGACCATGAGCTTTTGCACGTCCCTCGAGCGTAGGGCCGAGCCCAGCACTTCGAACCTTTTTACAGGCCGGGCTTTTCTGCGTTCCTCGTTCATGCTGAGTATGGGCAGGGCCGAGAGGGCGATAATTGCCAGTGACAGGAATAGCGTATAGCGATATACCTCCGGGCTCATCGGGTCCACTCCCATCCCGGACAGTACATCGGGCAGCATGCCGCCTGCCATACAGCCAAAGATATATGCCACCTGGGAGAGCGCCGAATTCGTCGAGAACAGGTACATGCGCTCGTCGGGCTTCGAGTTCTCCATCAGGAACGGCGAGCCTGCCACCGTGTAGAAGGCCGTGCCGATGCCGTATACTGCGCTGAGCACGAGGAGCCAGTCGAGCGAAGTTACGGTATATAGCAGTAACAGCGCCGATGACGTGACGATGATGGAAAATAACAGCGTGTATTTGCGGCCCAGCCTGTCGCAGAGCGAAGCGGCAGGCACGGCTGCCAGGCCCGTCGAGATGAAGACGATGGAGAGCATGAGCCCGAGCATGTCTTCCCTGATCCCCAGCCTCAGGATGTATAGATTAAATATGACGCCGTAAATGCCGAGGTGTACGGACAGTAAAAAATAGTACGCCAGGTATGATCGGGCGTTGTGGCTGAATTGCCCCGCCCTGCTAAGATATTCCCCTAGCGCTTTGATACCCGGCACGTTCGCACGCTCGTTTTTATTATTGCTTAGATGTCCTGCCTCTTGAACAGCCCGTCGGCCGCCAGGAGGAGTATGCCCGTAAATAGCAGCAGGATGACGACGTTTGCCCATAACGGCATGCCGACCTTGTCCGCCGTGCCCGCGAGCAGGGGGCTGACGATATCGTGGCTGATCGGGTCGATCCATATCAATAATTTCGCGTAGAGCGGGTACTGAGCGAACGAATCTCCAAGGATGATCGTCCCCCCGTTCATCAGGGAAAGGTAGCCGATAAGATTGCCTATCGTGTTGGAGAAGTACAGCGCGACCCACGCGACGATGCCGCCGAGGATGGATATGAGCGGGTTTTTGGTCACCGTCGATATCAGTATGCCCAGGGCCACATAAACGCCGAACAGGATGACCATGAATACGATGACCATGGCGGCATTCAATAGGTCCGTGCCGGACGGCACAACGCCCGCGACGACCGCCGTCAGCACGTATGCGATGATCGAGCCTGCCCCGTAGAAGAACGATACTACTCCTAAGCAGCCTATGAACTTACCCAGGATGACCGTGCTCCGCTCCACGGGCTTAGACAACAGCTGATAAATGGTCCGGTCCTTCCTCTCCGCAGATATCGTGTCGGCCGTAATGATGACCGCCAGAAGTACCAGGATAATATTAAGGTAGTCCATAGTGCTCAGGACCTGAGAAGGCATAAAGTCCGACATCAGCCCCATGCTCTTCATATAGTTCAGGCTCATGATCGTGATGCCCAGGATGGCGAGCGCCATTACCGCGTAAAGAACCCCGACTAAGATAAACCGTTTGGATTTTAAGTAGTCCCGGAATTCTTTGGAGGCGATGATAAGTATATCATTCATTTGTCCCTGTGCTGCCATGCTCAGCCCTCCACGTTGCCCTCGGCGGTCACTTTAAGGAATGCGTCCTCGAGAGTGGGCATCTTTTCCCGTATGCCGCGGACCCGGCATCCGGCATTGACCAGGGCGATGTTGATATCCTCGGCCAGCGCCGGGCTCTCGACCGTCACGTCGATGAAGCCGTTATTGCGAGTCACTCCGCCGACTCCCTTGATCTTTTTCACCAGGTCGAGATGGGCGTCCTCGAACCTCGGGGCCATTATCTCGATGACGGGCATGTTCCCTTCGGTGCTCCTGAGGAACTCCTCGATGGGCCGCTCGACGATGAGCCTGCCCTTCTTCACGATGCCGACCACGTCACTGATGTCCTGCACCTCGTGAAGGATGTGGGATGATAAGAAAATGGTGACGTTCTCGCTTTTCAGCTTTTTGATGACTTCACGGATGTCATGGGAGCCCTGCGGGTCGAGGCCCGTCGTGGGCTCGTCCAGGATGAGAAGCTTCGGGCTGCCCAGTAATGCCACGGCGATCCCGAGGCGCTGGCGCATGCCATGAGAATAAGTTCCCACCCGGTCGTTGCCCCGGCCTTCGAGCCCTACTGTCTTCAGCAGTTCCACGATACGGCCGTCCAGCTCCTCTACGCCGATGAGCCTGCCGAAATATTCGAGGTTGCCCCTGCCGCTGAGGTCGTCATAGAATGCGGGCCGCTCGGGCAGGTAGCCCGTGATCTTTTTTATCTCAAGGTGCTGTGTCTTTGCATCTAAGCCCATGATGCTGGCCGAGCCGGCCGTGGGCCTGATGAATCCCATGAGCATGTTGATAGTGGTGGATTTTCCCGCGCCGTTGGGGCCCAGGAATCCGTACACGATCCCCGGCTTGACCGTGAGGTCGAGGTCCTTAACTGCGACGAGGTTGCCGTAGTCCTTGGTTAAGCCATGCGTCTCTATCGCGTTCATATATTGGCCTTCGTTGAATTTATGTCATTACATCAGGCGTTTCGAATATAAATAGTCATGTAGTTTGGCATAGGCTCAAAGAAGTATTTTGGGCATCTGGGCCGATGCCCGTAAACTTTTATTTATATCTCTTAAACGCAATGACTAAGCCAAGCGCGATGAGGGCGCCGATGAGCACAAAGCCCGGGGTGGGCGTCGAGGTGGCCGTTGGGATGGCGGTCGGAGTAGTAGTGACCGTTGTAGTCGCGTTGGGGGCTACGGTCGGGCTAGCCGTGGGCGTGGCACTGATCGCTGGAGTCGCAGTCGCCGTTGGCGTCACGAACTCGACGTTCTCCTCCAGGCCGTACGAGCTACCGTTGGTCGATATGGCAAAGATCGTTATTTCGGCGGGCGTGGAGTTGTCAACCCATGGAAGGCTGGTATAGACCTTACCATCCTTATCGGTGAACGCGCTGTCGGGGTTCAGTATCCCCACGCTAGAGCGGAGCAGGATCTGCCATCCGGCACCTACGGAGTGGCCCCAGTAATCGTTTATCTGGACAGTGATGTCGGCGCTGTTACCATAGGTGATGTGCTGGGTGCTCATGGTCATGTTCGCATAGTAGGGCATCGCCATGAGGACGACGCTCCTGGTATACGTATCGTTCGTGGTGACGTTCAGGCCTTCGGAATAGCCTTCCACATAGTATGGAGACCAGGCGTAGACCCGGTAGAAGCCCTCTGATACGTTCGTGAACTGGAAGAAGCCTTTCTCGTCCGGGGTCACGTTGAAGCCGGGGATGTAATCGGAAGCGTTCGACCCGTTGACGAGCTTCACAATGGTACCGTCCGGTACTGCCTGGCCGGTGTTGAAGGCGACCTTGCCGCTGATGCTTCCCGGTGCAGAAGCGGCCGCCGCAGGCAATATAAGGCAGGCCGATAACAAAAAAATAAAAGCCACGGAAGATATTATGTGGATGCTTCTTCTCATAGATATCATAAAAAATTAGGCCTTTTTGCTATAATAAGCTTGTTTTAACTACGAATGAGGCCGTATATATCGGCTTATAATCGATTTTTATGGGCGGAAATGAGGTCAAAAACCTCTGCCGCCGATGTCTTCCGGTAGCTACCCCTCGCAGTCACTTTAAGCGCCCCAGCGGCGCTGGCGAACTCCAGGCACTCCTCAAGGGACATGCCCCGAAGCCGTGCATACATGAACCCGGCGGCGAATGCCGCCCCTGCGCCGGTCGTATCTACCGCCTCCGTATCGAACGCCGGCACGCTGACGATGGCCCCGTCACAGCATATGCATCCCATTTCGCCCAGCGTAACGATCGCCAGGCCATTGTTGGCCTCGTAGATCTTTCGTGCAGCCTCGACCGGGTCGTCCGATATGAGCTTCGATATCTCCTCGCCGGCGATGACGACGTCGAAAAGCCCTATGTTCCGGATGGAGGGCACGTCGAGATTAAGCTGTGCAGGTATGCCTGCGGCTCGGGCCGCCTTCGCAATGATGGCGCCGTTCCTGCCAAAGCAGCCGTCGACGTAAACGTATTTTGAACTCTTGAAGTCGTCGGGTATCGGGATCTCGTCCTCGGGCGTATTGTCGTGAAAAGTAATGGTCGAGCGCTTCAGCCTGTCCAGGACGATGGCCGTTAAGGCTGTCTTCCCGACTTTCTGGACCAGCGCCTTTACCCCTTCCTTTTCGAGGCTCCATAATACATAGTCGCCCATAGGATCGTCGCCTATCGGGCTGCCTGCCAGGCCGACTCTCATACCCAGGCTCGATAAGGTCAGCGCCGCGAGCGCTGCGTCGCCGCCGACGGACATCCGGTAATCGATCGCCGTGGCCTGCTCGTGCTCGTACTGCTGCCGCTCGAGCCTTCCCGAGATATCCAGCGAGATAGCGCCATAGCAAAAAACGTCGTACACGATTACATTATACGCCATACTATGTTTTTAAGTTTTCATCGCAAACCCTAAATACCATATCGTCTAACCTAATCATTTACCGGTACTCCGGTATGGAGCGTAACCTGTTGTTCGTAGATAGTTTATGTTCCCGTTGCCCGCCGAGAAAGGCACGTGGGCGGGCTTTGACCAGAATAAGCCAATGGGGGCTTAACTATGGAAACGGTAATACAGACAACGGACCTGACAAAATTTTACGGCAAAAGTCGCGGGATAAAGGACGTTAGCATCACAGTAAACAAAGGCGACATCTTCGGCTTTTTAGGCCCGAACGGCGCGGGCAAATCGACCACCATAAGGACTCTTCTGGACTTCATCCGGCCTTCGGCCGGCTCCGCCACGATCTTCGGCATGGACTGCCGCAAGGACTCCGTAGCCATCCGAAAGCGCATCGGCTACATCCCGGGCGACTTCGGCCTGTACGGCCACATGACCGGCTGGAAGTTCCTCGAATATTTCGGGCGCATACGAGGTGGATATGATACCTCGGCCGCAAAAGAATACTCGAAGAAGCTCGACATCCGGCTCGACCGCAGGATGAAGGAGTACTCGAGGGGCATGCGGCAGAAGGTAGCTATCATCCAGGCGTTCATGAATAACCCTGACCTTATCATAATGGACGAGCCCACCAACGGCCTCGACCCGCTGGTGCAGCAGACCTTCATGGATATGCTGCACGAGGACGCAGGCCGGACGATATTCATGTCGTCGCACGTGCTCTCGGAGGTGGAAAAATCCTGCAACCGGGTGGCCATCATCAAGGAAGGCCGCATCGTGACCGAGGAGCAGGTCGAGGCGCTGCGGCAAAAATCCGGCAAAGTGCTTGAAGTCAAGTTCGCGCAGCCCCTGACGAAGGAGATCTTCTACCTGCCCGGCATCAGCAACTTAACGCAGGTCAATGGCGCTTACCGCATGACGGTCACCGGCAGTCTCGAGGAGCTTCTCCAGGAGATATCCCGCCACAGGCTGGCGGATATCAGCATACACCAGATGACGCTCGAAGACATTTTCATGCACTACTACGAGGGGGCGAAGTAAGACGGCGCTGGAAGTATTCAAGCAGGCTATAAAGGATAAGTGGGTTGGCGCCACAGTAGCCGCTGTACTGCTTTTCCTGTACGTGTTCTGGATCGCCACGTTCTACCCGGCGCTCAAGCCGAACATGTCCATGTACGACGACATGCTGAGCAATCCCACGTTCCAGGCGCTACTCGGGGAACAGGTAGCCACCATGGGCACATTTGTGGGATTCATGACCATGGAAGTGTTCAGCTACATGGGGCTCGTCCTGGGCGCGTACATCATCTTTATGGCGGCTTCGTTCGCGGCCGGGGAGATCGAGCAGAAGAGCAGCGAGCTGTTGCTGTCGCTTCCGGTAAGGCGTGAGTCGCTCATCATATCGAGGTTCACGGCCATGCTGCCGTTCATCGCCTTAATCGTGTTGGCGGAGCTGGCCGCTATCTACGCCGGAGGCCGGTATATCGGAGAGGACTCCTCGATACGGTGGTTCGCCTATGCCATGCTGTTCATGGGCTTTTTCCTGGTCGCCGTGGGCGCGATGGCGCTGCTGATATCGTCCCTGATGAGCGATGGCAGGAAGGCCGCCCTGGTATCTCTGGGCATACTGCTCGGCATGTTCCTGGTCGAGAACATCGGCTCGATGGTCACGAGCATCGACTGGGCGAGGAGCCTGTCCCTGTTCCATTATGTAAGGCTGACTTCGATCGTCATGAACCACGAGGTCGTCTGGCGGAATGCCGGGATATTGCTGGTCATCACCGTGGTCTGTCTGGTACTCGCCGTCATCGTCTTCAGGCAGCGCGACATCAACGTCACGTAAAAATAGCAAAGCCCCGACAGGGGCTCTTTTTTTAATTACAAGCGGTAATCTTTATATACCGGGAGTTTAGCTGGCAAGAAAATCCTTAAATAAGCAATAAGGAGACTTCCTAATGCCGAATAAAGTGGCACATGCCTTCGGCAAAAATCAGCTGAGGCTTAACAATGGAAACTGTCATCGAAACGAAAAATCTGACTAAGTTTTACGGAAAAAACCGGGGCATTAAAGACGTGAATATCACCGTACGAAAAGGCGATATCTTCGGCTTCCTCGGGCCCAACGGTGCGGGTAAATCGACCACGATCCGCACGCTGCTCGACTTCATCCGGCCGTCGAGTGGCAGAGCGACCATCTTAGGCATGGACTGCCAGAAGGACTCGCTCGCGATCCGGAAACGGACCGGGTACGTCCCCGGTGACGCGAACCTCTATGGCCACATGACCGGCTGGAAGTATCTCGAGTATATCGGTGGCATCCGGGGCCAGTACGATGCGGCGTCGGCGAAAAAGTACGCGGAGCGCTTTGAGATCCGGCTCGACCGCAGGATGCGGGAGTATTCCAGCGGCATGCGGCAGAAGGTCGTCCTCATCCAGGCCCTCATGAATGATCCCGACCTGGTCATCATGGACGAGCCGACGAAGGGCCTGGACCCGCTTGTACAGCAGATCTTTATGGACGTGGTCCGGGAAGAGGCCGCCAATGGTAAGACCATCTTCATGTCGTCCCACGTGCTCTCCGAAGTTGAAAAAGTCTGCAATCGCGTCGCGATCATCAAGGAGGGCATGATTGTCGCCGAGGAGGACATGGAGAGCCTCAAGCACAAAGCTGGCAAGGTCGTCGAGGTGAAGTTCCGGGGAGCGAAGCCTGAGCCCTTCACGATCAGCGGCATCGGCAACGTGGCGCAGCTCAACGGGTACTACCGGATGACGGCGGCCGGCGATATCCGGAACATACTCCGGGATATCGCCTCCTACGACGTCGAGGACGTCAACATCCACTCCATGACGCTGGACGACATCTTCATGCAGTATTACACGCCCGGGGTGAAGTGAATGTCCCTCGCGGTCCTGTTCCAGACGCTCAAGGACAAGGCGAGGGGGACCGGTTTGGCGGTGCTGCTCATCCTCATCTTCGTCACCTACATGGTGGCGATGTTCCCCGAGGTCCAGAAGATGACGGGCCTCGACGAGCTCATGAAGAGCCCCGCCTTCCAGGCGCTGCTGGGTAAGATTCCCGACTTCACGTCCTTCGACGGCTTCATAACTCTCGAATTATTCACCCTGTCAGCACTGGTCATATGTGGATACATCGCATTCCTGACTGCGTCCTTCCTCGCGGGGGAGATCGAGATGAAGACCATCGACCTGCTGCTGGCGCAGCCCGTCACCCGGGTCCGGCTGGTCATCTACCGATATGCCGCCCTCATACCCATCGTCATCCTGCTCATGGCGGCGATCATGGTCGGATTGTACGTAGGGACCCAATACATGGGCATCGCCGCATCCTACGGCTGGCTCGCGTATGCGCTGGTCTTCGCGGGGGCCTTCATGCTGGCGTTCGGCGGGATCTCCCTGTTCATCTCGGCGCTGTTGAGCGACGGCCGGACGGCGGCGATCGTGTCCCTCGGGCTGCTGTTCGCCATGTACTTCATGGAGACCATCGGGGAGTCCGTGGAAAAGGTGAGCATCGTCCGCAGCCTGTCCCTGTTCCACTACGTCCAGTATAGCAACATCATGGTCTACCATGACTTGAATTTGGGCAACCTCGGCGTCCTTATCGCCGTGGCCGTCGTATTCGTTGCGCTAGCGGTGTATACATTCCATCGCCGGGATATTAACGTGGTATAGGAGGTATGACATGTCCCTTAAAGTACTTCGACAAACGCTGCTGGACAAGTGGAAGAGCATCGGCCTGGTCACCGCCCTATTCTTCGTGTTCATGGCC encodes:
- a CDS encoding ABC transporter permease subunit, whose amino-acid sequence is MKDKWVGATVAAVLLFLYVFWIATFYPALKPNMSMYDDMLSNPTFQALLGEQVATMGTFVGFMTMEVFSYMGLVLGAYIIFMAASFAAGEIEQKSSELLLSLPVRRESLIISRFTAMLPFIALIVLAELAAIYAGGRYIGEDSSIRWFAYAMLFMGFFLVAVGAMALLISSLMSDGRKAALVSLGILLGMFLVENIGSMVTSIDWARSLSLFHYVRLTSIVMNHEVVWRNAGILLVITVVCLVLAVIVFRQRDINVT
- a CDS encoding ABC transporter permease, whose product is MSLAVLFQTLKDKARGTGLAVLLILIFVTYMVAMFPEVQKMTGLDELMKSPAFQALLGKIPDFTSFDGFITLELFTLSALVICGYIAFLTASFLAGEIEMKTIDLLLAQPVTRVRLVIYRYAALIPIVILLMAAIMVGLYVGTQYMGIAASYGWLAYALVFAGAFMLAFGGISLFISALLSDGRTAAIVSLGLLFAMYFMETIGESVEKVSIVRSLSLFHYVQYSNIMVYHDLNLGNLGVLIAVAVVFVALAVYTFHRRDINVV
- a CDS encoding ABC transporter ATP-binding protein, with translation METVIETKNLTKFYGKNRGIKDVNITVRKGDIFGFLGPNGAGKSTTIRTLLDFIRPSSGRATILGMDCQKDSLAIRKRTGYVPGDANLYGHMTGWKYLEYIGGIRGQYDAASAKKYAERFEIRLDRRMREYSSGMRQKVVLIQALMNDPDLVIMDEPTKGLDPLVQQIFMDVVREEAANGKTIFMSSHVLSEVEKVCNRVAIIKEGMIVAEEDMESLKHKAGKVVEVKFRGAKPEPFTISGIGNVAQLNGYYRMTAAGDIRNILRDIASYDVEDVNIHSMTLDDIFMQYYTPGVK